A single genomic interval of Aedes aegypti strain LVP_AGWG chromosome 1, AaegL5.0 Primary Assembly, whole genome shotgun sequence harbors:
- the LOC5579824 gene encoding titin homolog isoform X2, protein MINRSSSLKGLESIATFLIVVTIVVTSQVNAAPMYESDQTDLESYGESAGCYYNYNHYSEGDRIMTNEPCLNCTCHDRMLMCYLRVCPFTKAIGQDCTIEKREDQCCPVITCPEVEVQLVDHQTTAGPDAAGSTAVGSPDQYGCTIENRFYPEGAQVPSNPHKPCELCYCIRNMTTCVMQECTLHIDGCQPIYNKGVCCPVRYDCDHDRDEPMQLEDEMTTTVRPTPGFILTTTMSPATSTDCVHNGEMYADGAMIITDKPCEHCYCMRGDIVCAVQECGTPLENEGKNCTALPPAPGQCCPDTYMCDGGMDAATTLRPESDDLVTEHAEAATTVKAKPSSDESASVPADDDEDALHPGAMVDDKSESEEETSIEMEPVPHADDDDESAEDEEQQHHEAPEAPIADEKPTTSQPSQADEKEATTQTAVQDEKAPEAESDDVAAAEEHEEEPKATTAAAPVADAKPESEKDNEVEEQPAVSHDMQEQSLTTELPAEPEKDLLAPTVSSADDESPSYTTMASPKDEDEAQAETTTAFAFTASDDDVGQTTESRTYLPPFRDSETTTIRIDSDEPAFATTMAPAAADETVESDDKPESLAPESDKPESLATTMKAIESTTLTKEPAHKSEDNAPEQDFIELPPAEIVTELPPIPTTARIPEMPTEEVMTQSPPEADSHMKDEEMSTSAPTAADVAAPAEEEKDIPAAVDMDEPVEMNTVIPSSDAKQPMEPEQDTPDKMFPEAIPGEGDCLVDGVTYKNNALIPANNKCQVACKCTNSIVQCEMVQCATAPSNDCAPVPAAPGECCPTYKCNAVEQDESAPESDSEASVSEEAKKPTESASTESSSSSDDTTEESKEEDEQSESDSTSDDSDEEEESNQVEDQGKVTTRRPAVVTPAKSEEQDQPSESDSESDSEADSDEDDEPVKVTSARPAYAEPKPESTTTAKVTDDETGQEKVTSAPAMDEVVPTEGQAVEKEPEHDDEKLPAEPVEADKEQDEPTMAAAPTTSAPAADEEALTTMAAVAADVAAEEEQPSVAPVADDMVEPEEPAAHDETTTPQAVEQADEKEVEPVEQDAVEPSKPEEDMPVEPVAATTMASEKDAEQDAPAATTTSPVAQDEEVPAEATTTKPAVALDEEPKPEEDEQQKVEDSPATTAVPVEAAADDVAVPTEKEMDATEKPEAEAPVMPAKKPEYDDSIHFPEDDEPEHDEVQTEQKPVAPTDSTEEEQPIEHDDSIHFPVDEEEEKPIFTPTVAEHEEDDEHKPVDDHVPGHVEEHEPATTQSAAEEEATTSKAVEDATTAKAPAQMDSGLDEKIEEEEEKPMEPTRDEVMTTSAPAAHDDEKQPMDDEVAATTTAPVSQDSIAPEMPPEEVHTQMPLESDDQIKEHDEATQAAPAEKEPEVETDANVSSEEEQEHVPVSQDAGAEDDGSTEDAVVHEVPAPTSDEEEEEEVKPVAADEQKPAEDEKKPVAAADDEKPAEEDMKPVAADDEKPAEDMKPIAADDMKPAEEEMKPVAADDEKPAEEEVKPVAADDEKPTEEDMKPIAADDEKPAEEEMKPVSADDEKPVAADDEKPAEEEMKPITADDEKPAEEEMKPVAADDEKPAEEEMKPVAADDEKSTEEEMKPVAADDEKPAEEDMKPVAADDEQSAEEDMKPIAADEEKPAEEEKKPIAADDEKPAEEEMKPVSADDEKPVAADDDEPAEEMKPVVADDEMPVEEEMKPMAADDEKPAGEDMKPVAADDEKPAEEDMKPVAADDEKVTEEEMKPVAADSDKPADEDITPVASDDEKPADEDMKPITADDEKPAEEDMKPVAADDEKPADEDMKPVAADDEKPAEEDMKPVAADDEKLAEEEMKPVSADDEKPAEEEIKPVAADDEKPAEEEMKPIAIDDEKQTEEEMKPIAADDKKPAEEMEPVIADDEKPAEEEIKPIATDDEKPTVAADDEKPAGEDMKPVAADDEKPAEEDMKPVAADDEKVTEEEMKPVAADSDKPADEDITPVASDDEKPADEDMKPITADDEKPAEEDMKPVAADDEKPADEDMKPVAADDEKPAEEDMKPVAADDEKPAEEEMKPMAADDESKPEMTTAIDDEQKPVSSDEEQPAVEEPISSDDDKSAEETPVDEQKPVAESDQKPTEMDEEEKTPMEVQPTVASDSKPTETEEEQKPESDETATTSAPTADEEHKPESDETATMVAPSADEDKPTEDKPVDEVESDEEEPKATTTTPMKQDDEEKDDVQHEPTVMTDDDESTEVAAEDDKESETADDKAPAMDADEDQKESDDVAPVTTPAADDEEKPAEADEEQKPTPVEADEEQKPTPVEAVEEQKPTPVEADEEQKPTPAEADEEQKPTPAEADEEQKPTPAEADEEQKPESEITTTASAKDEDMSTTRKPEAEADEAKPTEIPVKVEEEVSHDGDDEQQPIAQDDKESGEVEEDASLVTEAPVKEADEPQAATTIASIAPEQDEEQKPVEDDKKPELDEADKEPTDVPVEHDAEEQKPAVEPVEADEEEPAATRIPEVEADEEEKPAVAVESDEEEKPASATESDEQTPVTTMASAMDVVEEDEKVKPMPSADETEKDEMTPVEADEAEKPVSTDAPAVETEKPAVSMDEEEEEEKPIESDEEEHKPAVEPVQADDEEEEKPAQEPVDAEHDEEEKPAQEPVEADEEVAVTTASPAADEMKPEVEEEKPTLYKEEEPATETSVKDDEQDKPIDVESDEEDKPAEATTVEQEQQQPTTMATPEKEADEEQKPLMPVESDEEDKPAPEADDQTKPSEADEEAKATEAPIKEADEEDKPAEVQPTADEEQEVKPTPASDEVQTPELDEKIEEEPVKSDDAAPATTAATLADDSEKESDETGMPTVDEVPQTPVQPTESDEEQHEEATPAATPAEEPKPVEADEEQKPEMAEPVTTAASVADDASEEEKEVTPAAPVADDKEEEAPAPTTAAAPMEIAKDEIQTTMAPVKADEIEKEPESTTVATAESTSAAAVPASDEDKEDDQPIVPVQKPAEESPVEADEEDDLQQQAKPVFDEKEDDTQKPVTPGYEDSYLPSSTKKPETDSPAPSYGPPGGQQYDPGYGHMPPHYPPSSYEDDYTDEEDPASFGPGTCRYGGKLYVSAQQIPREDPCDFCFCFRSDIICLQQSCPPPISGCHEEPISGFCCPRYECPVSMATVLNVTTSTTTTTTTLPPHFLSHAYKGSVTKRGCQIQGKAYQVGETVASASGPCMRCLCGGDGQMKCEPKACSPEPMLQQMIAVAASRRR, encoded by the exons ATGATCAACAGGAGTTCGAGCCTTAAAGGGCTCGAATCGATAGCAACCTTTCTTATAGTGGTCACGATAGTCGTGACGTCACAAGTGAATGCTG CACCCATGTATGAGAGCGATCAGACTGACTTAGAGAGCTATGGCGAATCGGCGGGATGTTACTATAACTACAATCACTACAGCGAGGGCGATCGGATCATGACGAACGAACCCTGCCTGAACTGTACCTGCCACGATCGCATGCTCATGTGCTACCTGCGGGTGTGTCCCTTCACCAAGGCGATCGGCCAGGACTGTACAATCGAGAAACGCGAAGATCAGTGCTGCCCGGTGATCACCTGCCCCGAAGTGGAAGTTCAACTGGTCGACCACCAAACGACAGCCGGACCCGATGCTGCTGGCAGCACGGCCGTTGGTTCCCCAGATCAGTACGGTTGTACCATCGAGAATCGATTCTATCCGGAAGGAGCTCAA GTGCCATCTAACCCCCACAAGCCTTGCGAACTGTGCTACTGTATCCGTAACATGACCACCTGTGTCATGCAGGAGTGTACGCTACACATTGATGGATGCCAGCCGATCTACAACAAGGGCGTCTGTTGCCCAGTAAGATACGATTGCG ATCACGATAGGGACGAACCGATGCAATTGGAAGATGAAATGACTACTACCGTACGCCCGACGCCTGGCTTCATCCTGACGACCACGATGTCTCCGGCCACCTCGACGGACTGTGTCCACAACGGAGAAATGTACGCCGATGGTGCCATGATTATTACCGACAAACCATGCGAACACTGCTACTGCATGCGCGGAGACATCGTGTGCGCCGTCCAAGAATGCGGAACTCCACTAGAGAACGAAGGCAAAAACTGCACAGCACTTCCGCCAGCACCAGGACAGTGCTGCCCGGATACGTACATGTGCGACGGAGGAATGGATGCCGCTACCACGCTCCGACCGGAATCCGACGACCTAGTCACCGAACACGCCGAAGCCGCCACAACCGTGAAGGCCAAGCCCAGCAGCGACGAATCTGCCAGTGTACCGGCCGATGATGATGAAGATGCCCTCCATCCCGGAGCCATGGTCGATGATAAGTCCGAAAGCGAAGAGGAAACCAGTATCGAAATGGAACCAGTGCCTCACgctgacgatgacgacgaaagCGCCGAAGATGAAGAACAGCAACATCACGAAGCTCCAGAGGCGCCAATCGCCGATGAGAAACCAACCACTAGTCAACCAAGCCAAGCCGACGAAAAGGAAGCCACTACTCAAACCGCTGTTCAAGACGAGAAGGCACCAGAAGCTGAATCCGATGACGTCGCCGCTGCTGAAGAACACGAAGAAGAACCAAAGGCCACGACAGCTGCAGCTCCAGTAGCCGACGCCAAGCCCGAATCCGAGAAGGACAACGAAGTCGAAGAACAACCCGCGGTCAGCCACGACATGCAAGAACAATCGCTCACGACCGAACTTCCAGCCGAGCCAGAGAAGGATCTCCTAGCACCGACAGTTTCCTCCGCCGACGACGAATCCCCATCATACACTACCATGGCATCGCCGAAGGATGAAGATGAAGCTCAAGCCGAAACTACCACCGCATTTGCCTTCACTGCTAGCGACGACGACGTCGGTCAGACAACCGAAAGCCGCACATACCTGCCACCCTTCCGGGACTCGGAAACCACCACCATTCGTATCGACTCGGATGAACCAGCATTCGCCACCACCATGGCACCAGCCGCCGCCGATGAAACCGTCGAATCCGACGACAAACCCGAAAGCCTCGCTCCGGAATCCGACAAACCTGAGTCCCTGGCCACAACGATGAAGGCCATCGAATCCACCACCCTCACCAAGGAACCGGCACACAAATCCGAAGACAATGCCCCAGAACAGGACTTCATCGAGTTGCCACCGGCCGAGATTGTTACCGAACTGCCACCAATCCCAACGACCGCCCGCATTCCGGAGATGCCCACCGAAGAAGTCATGACTCAATCACCACCGGAAGCCGACTCGCACATGAAGGACGAAGAAATGAGCACCTCTGCCCCTACCGCAGCCGATGTCGCCGCTCCAGCTGAAGAAGAGAAGGACATCCCAGCCGCCGTTGATATGGACGAGCCAGTCGAGATGAACACCGTCATTCCATCCAGCGACGCCAAGCAGCCAATGGAACCCGAACAAGATACCCCCGACAAGATGTTCCCAGAGGCTATCCCCGGAGAAGGCGACTGCTTGGTTGATGGAGTAACATACAAGAACAACGCTCTGATTCCAGCGAACAACAAGTGCCAAGTTGCATGCAAGTGCACCAACAGTATTGTGCAATGCGAAATGGTACAGTGCGCTACTGCCCCATCTAACGACTGCGCTCCAGTGCCAGCTGCTCCTGGTGAGTGCTGCCCAACGTACAAGTGCAACGCTGTAGAACAAGACGAAAGCGCCCCAGAATCCGACAGCGAAGCCTCCGTGTCCGAAGAAGCCAAGAAGCCTACCGAAAGCGCTTCCACTGAAAGTTCCTCATCTTCCGATGACACCACCGAAGAATCCAAGGAAGAAGACGAACAATCGGAGAGCGACTCAACTTCCGACGACAGCGACGAAGAGGAAGAATCGAACCAAGTTGAAGATCAAGGCAAGGTCACTACTCGACGTCCAGCGGTTGTTACACCAGCCAAGTCCGAAGAACAGGATCAACCATCCGAGAGCGATTCCGAGTCGGACAGTGAGGCTGACTCTGACGAAGACGACGAACCAGTCAAGGTCACATCTGCTCGCCCAGCTTATGCTGAACCCAAGCCAGAATCTACCACCACGGCCAAGGTCACCGACGACGAAACCGGACAAGAGAAGGTCACATCTGCGCCAGCTATGGATGAAGTCGTTCCAACTGAAGGTCAGGCCGTCGAAAAGGAACCTGAACACGATGACGAAAAACTGCCTGCCGAGCCGGTTGAAGCTGACAAAGAACAAGACGAACCGACTATGGCGGCCGCCCCAACTACCAGTGCACCCGCTGCTGACGAAGAAGCCCTCACCACCATGGCTGCCGTTGCTGCCGACGTCGCTGCTGAAGAAGAACAACCATCGGTTGCTCCAGTTGCTGACGATATGGTCGAACCAGAAGAACCCGCTGCTCATGATGAAACCACCACACCTCAAGCCGTTGAACAAGCTGACGAGAAGGAAGTCGAACCAGTTGAACAAGACGCCGTCGAGCCATCCAAGCCCGAAGAAGACATGCCAGTTGAACCAGTCGCTGCCACCACAATGGCATCCGAGAAGGACGCAGAACAAGATGCGCCAGCAGCCACCACGACCTCGCCAGTCGCTCAAGACGAGGAAGTTCCAGCTGAAGCTACCACCACCAAACCTGCTGTTGCATTGGACGAAGAACCCAAACCAGAAGAGGACGAACAACAGAAAGTGGAAGATTCTCCAGCTACTACCGCCGTGCCTGTTGAAGCTGCTGCTGACGATGTTGCTGTTCCTACCGAGAAGGAAATGGATGCCACCGAAAAACCAGAAGCCGAAGCTCCAGTGATGCCTGCTAAGAAACCAGAATACGACGACAGCATCCACTTCCCAGAAGACGACGAACCAGAACACGATGAAGTTCAAACGGAACAGAAACCGGTTGCACCAACTGACTCGACCGAAGAGGAACAACCAATCGAGCATGACGACAGCATTCACTTCCCTGTCGATGAGGAAGAAGAAAAGCCAATCTTTACGCCAACAGTCGCAGAACATGAAGAAGATGACGAACACAAGCCAGTCGATGACCACGTTCCAGGACATGTTGAAGAACACGAACCAGCAACGACACAATCGGCTGCCGAAGAAGAAGCAACTACTTCCAAGGCCGTTGAGGACGCCACAACTGCCAAGGCACCAGCTCAAATGGACAGTGGACTGGACGAAAAgattgaagaagaagaagaaaagccAATGGAACCAACACGCGATGAAGTGATGACGACCAGTGCACCAGCAGCTCACGATGACGAGAAGCAGCCAATGGACGATGAAGTGGCAGCAACCACTACTGCACCAGTGAGCCAGGATTCCATTGCTCCCGAAATGCCTCCAGAGGAAGTCCACACTCAGATGCCACTTGAGTCCGACGATCAGATCAAGGAACATGACGAAGCTACTCAAGCTGCTCCGGCAGAAAAGGAACCAGAGGTAGAAACCGATGCTAACGTAAGCTCCGAAGAAGAACAGGAACACGTCCCGGTGAGCCAAGATGCCGGTGCAGAAGATGACGGAAGCACCGAAGACGCCGTCGTTCATGAGGTTCCAGCCCCGACGTCGGATGAGGAAGAGGAAGAGGAAGTTAAGCCAGTTGCAGCCGATGAACAAAAACCAGCTGAAGATGAAAAGAAACCGGTCGCTGCTGCTGACGATGAGAAGCCAGCTGAAGAGGACATGAAGCCAGTTGCTGCTGACGATGAGAAGCCAGCTGAAGACATGAAACCAATTGCTGCTGATGACATGAAGCCAGCTGAGGAAGAAATGAAGCCGGTTGCTGCCGATGATGAGAAGCCAGCTGAAGAAGAAGTCAAACCAGTTGCTGCCGATGATGAGAAGCCAACTGAAGAAGACATGAAGCCAATTGCCGCTGATGATGAGAAACCAGCTGAGGAAGAAATGAAGCCAGTTTCTGCCGATGATGAAAAGCCAGTTGCTGCTGATGATGAAAAACCAGCTGAAGAAGAAATGAAGCCAATTACTGCTGATGATGAGAAACCAGCTGAGGAAGAAATGAAACCAGTGGCTGCTGATGATGAGAAACCAGCTGAAGAAGAAATGAAACCAGTGGCTGCCGATGATGAGAAATCAACTGAAGAGGAAATGAAACCAGTTGCTGCCGATGATGAGAAACCAGCTGAAGAAGACATGAAGCCAGTTGCTGCTGACGACGAGCAATCAGCTGAAGAGGACATGAAGCCAATTGCTGCTGACGAGGAAAAGCCAGCTGAAGAAGAAAAGAAACCAATTGCTGCTGATGATGAGAAGCCAGCTGAAGAAGAAATGAAGCCAGTTTCTGCCGATGATGAGAAACCAGTTGCTGCTGATGATGACGAGCCAGCTGAAGAAATGAAACCAGTTGTTGCTGACGATGAGATGCCAGTTGAAGAAGAAATGAAGCCAATGGCTGCTGATGATGAAAAACCAGCTGGAGAAGACATGAAACCAGTTGCTGCTGATGACGAGAAACCAGCTGAAGAAGACATGAAGCCTGTTGCTGCTGATGATGAAAAGGTAACCGAAGAAGAGATGAAACCAGTGGCTGCTGATTCTGACAAACCAGCTGATGAAGACATTACACCAGTTGCTTCTGATGATGAGAAACCAGCTGATGAGGACATGAAGCCAATTACTGCTGATGATGAGAAGCCAGCTGAGGAAGACATGAAACCAGTTGCTGCTGATGATGAGAAACCAGCTGATGAAGACATGAAGCCAGTTGCTGCTGATGACGAGAAACCAGCTGAAGAAGACATGAAGCCTGTTGCTGCTGATGATGAGAAGCTAGCCGAAGAAGAAATGAAGCCAGTTTCTGCTGATGATGAAAAACCAGCTGAGGAAGAAATTAAGCCAGTTGCTGCCGACGATGAGAAACCAGCTGAAGAagaaatgaaaccaattgccatCGACGACGAAAAACAAACTGAGGAAGAAATGAAGCCAATTGCTGCCGATGACAAGAAGCCAGCTGAAGAAATGGAACCTGTAATTGCTGAC GATGAAAAGCCAGCTGAAGAAGAAATTAAGCCAATCGCTACTGACGATGAAAAGCCAACAGTTGCTGCCGACGATGAGAAACCAGCTGGAGAAGACATGAAACCAGTTGCTGCTGACGACGAGAAACCAGCTGAAGAGGACATGAAGCCAGTTGCTGCTGATGATGAAAAGGTAACTGAAGAAGAGATGAAACCAGTGGCTGCTGATTCTGACAAACCAGCTGATGAAGACATTACACCAGTTGCTTCTGATGATGAGAAACCTGCTGATGAGGACATGAAGCCAATTACTGCTGATGATGAGAAGCCAGCTGAGGAAGACATGAAGCCAGTTGCTGCTGATGACGAGAAACCAGCTGATGAAGACATGAAGCCAGTTGCTGCTGATGACGAGAAACCAGCTGAAGAAGACATGAAGCCTGTTGCTGCCGATGACGAGAAACCAGCAGAAGAAGAGATGAAGCCAATGGCTGCTGATGACGAAAGCAAGCCAGAAATGACTACAGCAATTGATGACGAGCAGAAACCAGTTTCTAGTGACGAAGAACAACCAGCTGTTGAGGAGCCAATTTCCTCCGATGATGACAAGTCTGCAGAAGAGACCCCAGTCGATGAACAGAAACCTGTGGCAGAAAGCGACCAAAAGCCTACCGAAATGGATGAAGAAGAAAAGACTCCAATGGAAGTTCAACCAACAGTTGCAAGCGACAGCAAACCAACTGAAACAGAAGAGGAGCAAAAACCAGAAAGTGATGAAACTGCTACAACTTCAGCTCCAACCGCCGATGAAGAACATAAGCCCGAAAGTGATGAAACTGCTACCATGGTTGCTCCTTCTGCCGATGAAGATAAACCAACAGAAGACAAACCAGTTGATGAAGTGGAATCCGATGAGGAAGAGCCAAAGGCTACAACAACTACTCCAATGAAACAAGACGATGAAGAAAAGGATGACGTGCAGCATGAACCAACTGTGATGACCGATGATGACGAATCGACTGAAGTGGCCGCTGAAGATGACAAGGAATCCGAAACGGCTGATGACAAGGCTCCAGCAATGGATGCCGATGAGGATCAAAAGGAATCTGATGACGTGGCACCTGTAACCACGCCAGCTGCTGATGACGAAGAGAAACCAGCTGAAGCTGATGAAGAACAGAAACCAACACCAGTTGAAGCTGACGAGGAACAGAAACCAACACCAGTTGAAGCTGTCGAGGAACAGAAACCAACACCAGTTGAAGCTGATGAAGAACAGAAACCAACACCAGCTGAAGCTGATGAAGAACAGAAACCAACACCAGCTGAAGCTGATGAAGAACAGAAACCAACACCAGCTGAAGCTGATGAAGAACAGAAACCAGAATCCGAAATCACTACTACAGCTTCGGCTAAGGATGAAGACATGAGCACTACTCGCAAGCCAGAAGCTGAAGCCGATGAAGCCAAACCAACTGAAATTCCAGTCAAGGTTGAAGAAGAGGTGTCTCACGACGGAGACGATGAACAGCAGCCAATCGCTCAGGATGACAAGGAATCAGGTGAAGTTGAAGAAGACGCGTCACTGGTGACGGAAGCTCCAGTCAAGGAAGCTGATGAACCACAAGCAGCAACAACTATTGCTTCGATCGCTCCAGAACAAGATGAGGAACAGAAACCAGTTGAAGATGACAAGAAACCAGAATTGGACGAAGCCGATAAGGAACCAACGGATGTCCCAGTGGAGCACGATGCAGAAGAACAGAAACCAGCTGTTGAACCTGTTGAGGCCGATGAAGAGGAGCCTGCTGCTACACGCATCCCAGAAGTGGAAGCTGATGAAGAAGAAAAACCAGCTGTGGCAGTTGAATCTGACGAGGAAGAAAAACCAGCATCCGCAACTGAATCAGACGAACAAACACCAGTAACCACAATGGCATCTGCAATGGATGTTGTCGAGGAAGACGAAAAGGTGAAACCAATGCCTTCGGCTGACGAAACCGAAAAGGATGAAATGACTCCAGTGGAAGCTGATGAAGCTGAAAAGCCTGTGTCAACCGATGCACCAGCAGTCGAAACGGAAAAGCCAGCAGTTTCTAtggacgaagaagaagaagaagagaagccaATTGAATCcgacgaagaagaacataaACCAGCTGTGGAGCCAGTTCAAGCTGATGATGAAGAAGAGGAGAAACCAGCTCAGGAACCGGTTGACGCAGAGCATGATGAAGAAGAAAAGCCTGCTCAGGAACCAGTTGAAGCTGATGAAGAAGTCGCCGTCACAACTGCCAGCCCCGCTGCGGATGAAATGAAACCAGAGGTTGAGGAGGAGAAACCAACACTCTATAAGGAAGAAGAGCCCGCTACTGAAACGTCAGTGAAGGATGATGAGCAAGATAAACCAATTGACGTTGAAAGTGATGAAGAAGATAAACCAGCTGAAGCTACTACCGTTGAACAGGAACAACAACAGCCAACGACAATGGCTACACCTGAGAAGGAAGCTGACGAAGAGCAGAAACCGTTGATGCCGGTTGAATCTGATGAAGAAGATAAACCAGCACCGGAGGCTGATGACCAAACCAAGCCAAGCGAAGCCGATGAGGAAGCTAAGGCTACGGAAGCACCAATCAAGGAGGCTGATGAAGAGGACAAACCAGCTGAAGTGCAACCCACCGCTGATGAAGAACAGGAAGTCAAACCAACGCCCGCTTCAGATGAGGTGCAGACACCAGAGTTGGACGAAAAGATCGAAGAAGAGCCCGTTAAGTCTGATGATGCGGCACCAGCCACTACTGCAGCAACGTTGGCCGATGATTCTGAAAAGGAAAGCGATGAAACTGGAATGCCTACCGTCGACGAAGTTCCACAAACACCAGTTCAGCCAACTGAATCTGATGAAGAACAGCATGAAGAGGCAACGCCAGCCGCTACTCCTGCAGAAGAACCAAAACCAGTGGAAGCCGACGAAGAGCAAAAACCAGAAATGGCCGAGCCAGTTACTACTGCAGCTAGTGTTGCTGATGATGCCTCTGAGGAAGAGAAGGAAGTAACGCCAGCGGCCCCAGTCGCCGACGACAAGGAAGAAGAGGCGCCGGCACCAACTACTGCAGCTGCTCCAATGGAAATTGCCAAGGATGAGATCCAGACTACAATGGCTCCAGTCAAGGCTGATGAAATCGAGAAGGAACCTGAAAGCACAACAGTTGCGACCGCAGAAAGCACTTCTGCTGCAGCTGTGCCAGCATCTGATGAAGACAAGGAAGATGATCAGCCAATTGTCCCAGTTCAGAAACCAGCCGAAGAATCGCCAGTGGAAGCCGACGAAGAAGATGATCTGCAACAACAAGCCAAACCCGTGTTTGACGAGAAGGAAGACGATACTCAGAAACCAGTGACGCCTGGCTACGAAGATAGTTACCTCCCATCAAGCACCAAGAAACCAGAGACCGATTCTCCTGCTCCATCCTATGGACCACCTGGCGGCCAGCAATACGATCCAGGATACGGACACATGCCACCACACTACCCACCATCGTCCTACGAAGACGACTACACCGATGAGGAAGATCCAGCTTCGTTCGGACCAGGCACCTGCCGATACGGTGGCAAGCTGTACGTGTCCGCCCAGCAAATCCCACGGGAAGATCCGTGCGATTTCTGCTTCTGCTTCCGCAGCGACATCATCTGTTTGCAGCAGTCGTGTCCACCGCCAATCAGCGGCTGCCACGAGGAACCGATCAGCGGTTTCTGCTGTCCACGGTACGAGTGTCCCGTCTCGATGGCCACGGTGCTCAACGTTACGACCAGTACAACGACCACCACCACGACACTGCCGCCGCACTTCCTGTCGCACGCCTACAAGGGTTCGGTGACGAAGCGCGGCTGCCAGATCCAGGGCAAGGCCTATCAGGTCGGCGAAACGGTCGCGTCCGCGAGTGGACCTTGCATGCGATGCTT ATGTGGCGGTGATGGCCAGATGAAGTGCGAACCCAAGGCTTGCAGTCCCGAGCCAATGCTACAGCAGATGATTGCGGTGGCAGCGTCCCGAAGGCGATGA